The sequence CCAGGGCTGCTCGATCAGCCAGGCATCGGCCTCCGTGCTGAACGACCTCCTGGTCGGCAAGGACCTGCCCGAGGCGCAGAAGATCCAGGAGACGTTCCTGGAGCTGATGCAGTCCAAGGGCAAGATCGAGCCGGACGACGCGATGGAGGAGGTGCTGGAGGACGCGGTCGCGTTCGCCGGTGTCTCCAAGTACCCCGCGCGGGTCAAGTGCGCCCTCCTGAGCTGGATGGCGTGGAAGGACGCGACGGCCCAGGCGCTGGGTGGCGCCGAAGCCGAAAGGAAGACCGCATGAGCGACACCGTCGAGATGAAGCCGGCCTCGGAGGAGGAACTCCGTGAGGCCCTGATGGACGTGGTCGACCCCGAGCTGGGCATCGACGTCGTCAACCTCGGCCTGATCTACGGCATCCACGTGGACGACTCCAACGTGGCCACCGTGGACATGACCCTGACCTCCGCGGCCTGCCCGCTGACGGACGTCATCGAGGACCAGGCCAAGTCCGCCACGGACGGCATCGTCAACGAGCTCCGGATCAACTGGGTCTGGATGCCGCCGTGGGGCCCGGACAAGATCACGGACGAGGGCCGTGAGCAGCTGCGCGCGCTGGGTTTCAACGTCTGACAGCGTCTGGCACAGAGCTTGTGCGAGGGGCCATGGCAGGAATGCCGTGGCCCCTTTCGCATGCCCGGCGCCCGCCCCGGCGCCCCCTGTTCGCCTACGCGTCGCACCGTCGTCATGTACGGCCGTACACATCCTGTGTACGCTCGTACACATGGGATATCTGACGCTCGCCGGCGCCATAGCCGCCGAGGTGACCGCCACGACGGCGATGAAGTACAGCCATGGGTTCACCCGGCTCGGACCCTCGCTGGTGACGGCGCTGGGGTATCTGGTGTCTTTCCTGCTGCTGGCGCAGACGCTCAAGACGGTGCAGATCGGTACGGCGTACGCGATCTGGTCCGGGGTGGGGACCGCGGCCATCGCGGTGCTCGGGCTGCTGCTGTTCGGGGAGGGGCTCGACGCGGTCAAGGTGGCGGGGATCCTGCTGATCATCGGGGGCGTGGTGGTGCTGAACCTCGGCGGGACGAGCCACTGATGGCCCGGCGCTACGACCCCGGCCGGCGCCAGCGGATCATCGACGCGGCGATCCGGGTGGCCGGGCGGGACGGGCTCGCCGGGCTGAGCCATCGCACGGTCGCGGCCGAGGCGGATGTGCCGCTCGGCTCCACCACGTACCACTTCGCCACCCTGGACGATCTGCTGGTGGCCGCCCTGAGCCAGGCGAACGAGGGGTTCGCGGCGGCGCTCGACGCCGGCGGGGCGCTGGCCTGCGGCGATCTCGCGGCCGGGCTCGCCCGGGTCCTCGGCGACTGGCTGAACGGCGACCGTCCGGGCGCGGAGCTGGAGTACGAGCTGTACCTCGCCGCCCTGCGCCGCCCGGCCCTGCGGCCCGTCGCCGCCCGGTGGACCGAGGAGACCGGCGCGCGGCTGTCCGCCCGGGTCGACGCGGTGACGGCGCGGGCGCTGCTCGCGCTGATGGACGGGATCTGCCTCCAGGTGCTGCTGACGGGCGGGTCGTACGACGAGGCGTACGCGCGGGAGGCGCTCGGGCGGGTGATCGGCCGAACGGGAGGGTGTCCGGCCGGGGGCCGGCGGATCGGGTGAAGGCGGATCCCGCGACCGGCACATGAGACACGGTTCGCCCCCGCACCCCGTGCCACGTTAGGTTTTGTCCCATGACCGACACTGCTTCCCGTACCACCGGCGCCGTCGCCGCCGGCCTCGCCACGATCGCCTCCGACGGCACCGTTCTCGACACCTGGTTCCCCGCGCCCGAGCTGGTCGCCGAGCCGGGCCCGGCCGGCACCGAGCGGCTGTCCGCCGAGCGCGCGGCGGAGCTGCTGGGCGGCGGCGCGACCGCGGCGATCGGCCCGGACGCCCGCAGGGGCGTCGAGGTGGTCGCGGTCCGCACGGTCATCGCCTCGCTGGACGAGAAGCCGCTGGACGCGCACGACACCTATCTGCGCCTGCACCTGCTCTCGCACCGCCTGGTCAAGCCGCACGGCCAGAACCTGGACGGCATCTTCGGCCACCTCGCCAACGTCGCCTGGACCTCGCTCGGCCCGGTCGCCGTGGACGACATCGAGAAGGTGCGGCTGAACGCCCGCGCCGAGGGCCTGCACCTCCAGGTCACCTCGATCGACAAGTTCCCCCGCATGACGGACTACGTGGCTCCCAAGGGCGTCCGCATCGCCGACGCCGACCGGGTCCGGCTGGGCGCGCACCTGGCCGAGGGCACCACCGTGATGCACGAGGGCTTCGTCAACTTCAACGCCGGCACGCTCGGCACCTCGATGGTCGAGGGCCGGATCTCGGCCGGTGTCGTCGTCGGCGACGGCTCGGACATCGGCGGCGGCGCCTCCACCATGGGCACCCTGTCCGGCGGCGGCAATGTGATCATCGCCATCGGCGAGCGCTGCCTGGTCGGCGCCGAGGCGGGCGTCGGCATCGCCCTCGGCGACGAGTGCGTGGTGGAGGCCGGTCTGTACGTCACCGCCGGGACCCGCGTCACCATGCCCGACGGCCAGATCGTCAAGGCCCGCGACCTCAACGGCGCCTCCCACATCCTCTTCCGCCGCAACTCGGTCACCGGCACGGTCGAGGCCCGCCCGAACAACGCGGTCTGGGGCGGCCTGAACGACATCCTGCACAGCCACAACTGACCGGCCCCGCAAGCCCGGAGCGCCCCTCGCCCGCGTGGTGAGGGGCGCTCGGTCAGGTCAGGCCGGCCGCGAACTCCGCCAGGGTGGTGAAGTCGCCCTCGCGCAGGCCGATGCGGGGGTCCACATGGTGGAGGAGGGCGGGGCCCGGGTGGTGGTCGGTCACGAACACCGCGTCCTCGGTGCTCTGTTCGTCGTCGACCCAGGCGAACGGCCGGCCCCCGGCGTACGCCACGATCGCCTCCGTCTTCCAGTGCACCCCGTCGGACCGGTGCGCGAACAGGCCCGCGCCGAAGTCGACGTACGGCAGTTCGGGCAGTCCGAGGACAGGGGCGATCCAGTGGTTGGCCTCGGCCATCCAGGTCGTCGCCCAGCACAGCTCGTAGCCGAGGGCCAGCAGCGCGGGGCCGTGGGCCGGATTCAGCCAGACCCGCAGGGGGCGGCGGGAGGAGGCCAGCGGCACCCGGATCGTCGTATAACCCTCCGGCCGGCGCTCCGGTCGGGCGCCGTACGGGTTGAGCGGACCGTCGACGTCCAGGAAGAGCAGGGGGCGGCTCACGGGGACACCGTACGGCAGACGGGGGGAGCGCGGATCAGGATTCGGTCAGTTCTTCGAAGCGGGCGTGCAGTTCGGCTGTCACCTGCGGAGAGGCGGGCAGCAGTGGGGCGCGGACCGGGCCCGCGGGCAGGCCGAGCCGGGACAGGAGGGCCTTGGCGGTGACCGTCCCGGGCAGGTCCGCGGCCGTCATGGCCTCGATCAACGGGGTCGCCCGCAGCTGGAGTCGCCGCGCCCGCGCGGTGTCGGCCGCGTCGAAGGCGTCGAGGACGGCGCGGGTGTGGCGCGGGGCGGCGTTGGCGACGGTGCTGATGCAGCCCGCCGCGCCGACGGCGTACAGGGCGAGGTTGTGCTCGTCGCAGCCCGCGTAATAGGCCAACTCCGTGCGGGCGAGTACCTTCTGGGCGCCCAGGAGGTCGTAGGAGCAGTCCTTGACGCCGGCGATCCGTGGGTGGCCGGCGAGACGGAGGATCGTCTCCGGTTCGATGCGGGTGCCGGTGCGGCCCGGGATGTCGTAGAGCAGGACCGGCAGTCCGCTCGCGTCGGCGACGGCGCGGAAGTGCGCGGCGACGGCCTCCTGGGGCGGCCTGCTGTAGTAGGGCGCCACGACCAGCGCGGCGTCGGCGCCCGCCTTCTCGGCGGCGAGGGCCAGTTCGGTGGTGTGCCGGGTGTCGGCGGTGCCGATGCCCGCGATCAGGGGGACCCGCGCGCCGACCGCCTCCCGTACGGCCGTGATCAGCTCCGCCTTCTCGCCGTCGGTGGTGGTCGGCGACTCGCCCGTGGTGCCGTTGAGGACCAGCCCGTCGCAGCCCTCCGCGACCAGGTGGGCGGCCAGTTCCTGGGCGCCGGACCGGTCCAGCGCCCCCTCCTCGGTGAACGGGGTGATCATCGCGCACAGGACGCGGCCGAAGGGGGAGGGGCTGTGTGTGATCGTCATACCCGTTAGTGTCGGCAGCGGGTCGATGTAGCTCCACTTAATTCTTCTTCACGGTATTCGTAAGTTTGCTTACTTGTTCGGGTGTGGCGCAAGGTCGTGTGTCCAAGTCGGCCGTTCATGGGTCACCATGGGCGGAGGGTCATCACCGACGTGAGCCATGGAGGCACCATGAAGCTCGGCAAGGCACTGGCCACCGGCGTCGCCGAGGAGCGGCCGGGAATCCACGACGAGGAAGAGACGGTCCGGCAGCCCGCCGAGGCCGCCCGTACCGCACCGGCCGAGCCGGCCCGTGAAGAGGTTCCGGCAGGCCGATGAGGCTCCGGCTCCCGGCAGAACGCCCCACGGAGCCGCCGACCGGCTACAAGATCGCCCACCCGGTGCTGTCCCCGGACGGCACCCGGGCGGGGTTCACCGGGGTGTCGCTCGGCGGCGCGCTTCCGTACGGGGTGCTCGACCAGGCGTCCTGCGTCTACGGCCGCAGGCACCGCCCACCCGCGCGCCTGTGCGACTGCGGATTCCACTGCGTCCACGACCGCGCCGCCGCCGACGCCCTGCGCTGCACCGCCGAGCACCGCACCGCGCTCCTCCTGGAGGTCTCCGTGCTCGGCGCCTACATCCGCTTCGAGCGCGGCTTCCGCTACGCCCGCCAGCGGGTGCGCACCGCCACCGCGGGCCCCTGCGCCTGCGGCGCCACCGCGGCCCTGCTGGCCGACGCCGGCTGGGGCCGGCCCGGCCGGCGCGCCCTCGCCCCCTGCTGCGCGGTCTGCGCGCGCGGCCGTACGGCCGTCACCCTCGCGGAGTTCGCCCGGCTCGCCGGGGAGGGCCTGCGGGTACGGGCGGACGGCGGCGCCTCGGCCGGGACCGTCACCGAACCGGCGACGGGCACCGACTGGGGCGTGCCCGAACTGGTCGCCGAGGCGGCCCTGTTGCAGGCACGGCTCGACTGGTTCCAGTCCCAGCTCGGGCGTCTCGGCGACCGCGGGACCGGGGGAGCGGACAAGGGCGGCTGACGTCGCCCGGCCCGGGTACCCGGATGTTCCCGTACAGGAAGGAGGCGGGACACCGTGACCATGACCTCGCACACACGACCGCACACACGCCCCGCACTCGACGGGCACCCCTCCACGGGGGAACTCGTCAATCGCGCCACCGAACAGCTCTCCCTGCTGCTGCGGCAGGAGGTCGCCCTCGCCAAGGCGGAGCTGGCCCAGAAGGGCAAACGGGCCGGGACCGGCGGCGGGCTGCTGGGCGCCGCGGGCGCCCTCGGCTACGTCGGACTGATCGTGCTGGCCGGCGCGGCCACCGCCGCCCTCGACCTGGTGCTGCCCCTGTGGGCGGCGGCGCTGATCGTCGCGGCCGTGCTGTTCGCCGTGGCCGCCGTCCTGGCCGTCACCGGACGCGCCCAGCTGCGCCGCGCCGGATCGCCCGTGCCGGAGGAGACCCTCGGCAGCGTCCGGGCCGATGTCGACGTGATCAAGGAAAGGGCACATCGATGACCCAGAGGAACCCGCACGGCTCGGGCGCCAAGGGCCCCGACGAGCTGCGCGCGCAGATCGCGCAGACCAGGAACCAACTCGGCGACACCGTGGCCCAGTTGGTGGACCGCGTCGATGTGAAGGGGCGTGCGCGGGCGCGGGCCGCCGATCTGAAGGACAAGGCCGGCGCCATGAAGGTGCAGCTGCGCTCCAGCGCCGCCCAGGCCGGGCACGGCGCCCAGGGCCGGGCCACGCACGCGGCGCACGCGATGAAGGGGCGGGCCGCACAGGCGGGCCACGCGGTGCAGGGGACGGCCGCGCGCACCGGGCACACGCTCCAGAGCCGGGTCGCCCAGCACGGCGGCGCCCATGACGGCCGGCCCCTGCGCGACCGCGCCCTGGAGGCCGGACGCCAGGCCCAGAGCAGGGCGATGGACGCCGGGCACCGCGTGCAGGACCGGGCCGCCGTGGCCCAGCGACAGCTCGCGCCGCCCGCCCGCAAGGCCGCCGAGGGCCTGCGCGGGGTGCCGCGCCCGGTGCTGATCGCGGGCGCGGCCGGGGCGGTCGCCCTGATCGCGGCGGGGGTGCTGCGCGGCGGCGGGAGCCGTGGCGCGACCCGTGGCATGAGCCGCCGCCCCTGCTCCTGCTGAGCGCCCCTCACCTGTCCCGCCCGCCGACCGGGCACCGAGTCCGTCCGGACGGAGAAGTCTCGCGGGCGGGACCGCCGGGCAGGACCGGCTGAACGCGGTGTTCAGCCGGTCCTGGACCCGGGGGTCAGGGGCGGAAGCGCAGCACCTGCGGGTCGTGGTCGCTGATCTGGTCGTTGAACTCCGAGTTGATGTGCACGCTGTCGTACTGGAACGAGTCGCGGCGCACCGCCGGGCTGATCAGGATCTGGTCCAGGACCTGCGAGTTGCCCTCGTAGTCGTACGTGTAACGCTCGCTCCTGGGCAGCGACTTGATCGCCGACCACAGCTCGCCGTCGCCTTCGAGGATCTTCGCGGTGCCGGAGAACTCGAAGTCGTTCATGTCGCCGAGGGCGAGCACGTCCGCGTTCTTCTGGATCTTCAGGATGTCCTTGACGAACGCGTTGATTTCCTGCGCCTGGGCGTGGCGCTGGGTCTCCGAGCTGCGCGTGACCGGCTGGTACTGCGCGGTCAGGCTCTGGTCGCCGCCCTTGGAGATCAGGTGGTTGGCGATCACGAAGACCGTCCTGCCCTGGAAGACGAACTGGCCGGCGAGCGGCTTGCGGCTGTCCTGCCAGGCGGTGCCGGCCGGGTCGATCCGGCCCGGGGACGCGGTGAGCTGGGCCTGGCCGTGCTCCTTGACGACGCCCACCGCGGTGGTGGAGTCGCCGCCCGCGCGGTCCACGAAGGACACCCGCTCGGGGTTGAACAGGAACACCTGGCGGATGTTGCCGCCCGGCTGGCCGCCGTCCTGGTCGTTGACCGGGTTGATGGAACGCCAGTCGTACTTCGGGCCGCCCGCCGCGACGATCGCGTCGATCAGCTTGTTCACCGTGACGCTCGCGTCGACCGTGCCGTCGTCCGTGACACCGTTGTTGTCCTGGATCTCCTCCAGGGACACGATGTCGGGGGACTGGAGGTTGTGCACGATCGCCGCGGCGTGCTGGTCGAACGTGTTGTCCGACGGGTCGAGGTTCTCGACGTTGTACGTCGCGACCGCGAGCTGCCGACCGGTCTGCTTCTTGGTGGTCTCGCGCTGGAGGCCACCGCTCTTGAGCGTCCCGAGCTGTCCGGCGACCAGGGTGTAGCCGCCGAACTGGTTGAAGTCCAGCGGGCCGGTGGTGGTGCCGGTCAGCGTGTCGCCGACGTTCGCCTTCGGGAAGTCGGCGGTGGCGCCCAGCGACTGGATCTGGAGGCGGCCGGTGTTCTGCGAGTCGTAGGACCCGTAGACCGTGCCGCCGCGGCGGTCGTGGTGCTCGCGCGGCTTCACCGTGACCCACAGCTCGCTGTACGGGTCGGTGGCGGTGACCACGTGGGCGTTCTTGACCTGGACGTTCATGCCCTCCAGGGACTCGTAGTAGTCCAGGGCGTACTTCTTGGGCTGGAGCGGCAGGTTGTTGATCGAGCCGCCGTTCGCGGTGTCGCCCTGCGGCGTGTAGCGGCTCGGCACCGACCTCGCGTCGATGACGACCGGCGCCGGGACGGCGTTGCCGGTGGAGACCGTGGTGATCGTGGGCTTGGTGATCTCCGTGACGGACTGCTCACCGGAGGCGGTGCCGCCCGGGACGTACTCGGAGACCGTGCCGGTCACCGTCACCGAGTCGCCGACCGCGACCTTCGGCGCCGAGCTGGTGAAGACGAATATGCCCTCGCTGGTGGCGGGGTTGTCGTCGGGCGTCGCGTCCTGGAGCCAGAAGCCCTTGGACGAGCCGTAGGTGCGCGTGGCGGTGACGATGCCCGGCACGTCCGTCACCTTCTGCCCGGCGTACGGCGACAGGCGGGTGGTGCCCTGGATGTCGTGGATGCGCACCGCGTCGGCGTGCGCGGGGGAGGTGAGGACGACGGCCGACGCGGCGGAGCAGACGGCGGCGACGGTGAGCGCGGCGAGACGCGCGGTGGACCTGCTCGGCAAGGGATCCCTCCGGGGATGTTACGGGGTGCCGGGACGAGGTGGATCGGTTGCGTGTGGGGGCCGTTGCCCTCCGTGACGCGCGTAGCGCCGAGTGAACGGTCGTTCCCCGACTTCTACGCGCGTCAATCTCCAGCCTGCGCCCGGGACTTGTCAAGGTTTCGGCCATGTACGAGGGACGGCGAGGAGATGAACCGGGCGGCATGGGCCCAAATCCGTCTAGGCTGAGGGGCTGAGCACGTTTCACGGTCCGAGGAGATCCAGCCGATGTCAGACAGCTCCCCCCTGCCGCCCGTACGGCTGCACTCCGAAGCGGAGCTGGCACGCGCCGCGCTGTCCACGCCGCTGCTCGCGCGGGCGGCCCGGCTCGCCCGCTGGGCCGGCCCCGACACCCAGGTGGACGCGGGCGGCAGCCTGGTCGAGGAGCAGCTCCCCGCCGCTGCCGAGCAGCTCGGGCTGACCGGCGACGACGCGGCCGCCTACGCCGCCGAGGCCTGGCGGGTCGCGCTGGACTCCGGCCTGGTCGAGATCGCCGACGAGGAGAGCGGCACGGTCCGCGCGGGCGAGGCGCTGGCCCTGCTCACCGGGTCCCCGCACGAGGTGCTCACGGTGTGGCTCGCCGCGCTGGAGACCGTGCTGGCGGACGCGAGCGTGCCCGATCTGGACGATCTGGTGGACGCGCTGGACGAGGGCGGCGAGATCGATTTCGCGTCACTCGACTGGGACCCCGAGTCCGAGGCCGAGTTCCTCGACGGTGTGCTCGGCAACCTCTACCTCCTGACGGTGAGTGAGGACGGCGCCGGGGACGGGCCGGTCCCGCTGCCCGCCCTCGCCGCGTCGATGATCGTGCCGGACGACATGGGCGAGCCCACCGATGACATCCTTGAACAGGTGTCCGACGCGATGATGCGCCTGGACGACCAGTTCCGGACGCTGGAGCCGGTCGGCCTGGTCGAGTACCGGCCGGTGGACGAGGCGTTGATGGCCGACGCCGACGAGGAACTCGCCGCGCCGGTGGAGGAGGCCGACGTCTCCCGCTACGGCATGGTGCGTCTGACCCCGCTCGGCGCCTACGGTCTGCGGGCGCGGCTGATGGAGGCCGGCTTCGAGGCCCCGGTGGTCGGTGAACTCGCCGACAAGGGCGCGGACGTGCTGCTCGACGGCACCGCCGCGTTCGGCCCCGCGGCCGCCCTCGCCGAGACGGAGCTGTGGCTGAACCGGCACGAACCGCTGTCCGGCGCACGGGAGTTGCTGGCCGCGGCCCGGGGCGCCGACGCCGGGGGGCCGCTGCGCCGGCTGCGCTGCCAGCAGGCGCTGTCCCTGGTCGGCGGGGAGGCGGAGCCCGCGCTGCGGGAGGTGCTGGACGACCCCGAACTCGGCGGTCTCGCCCGGGTGTGGCTCAGCGAGCGGGGCGCCGCCGAGGTGCCCGCGCCCTCCCAGGACCTGGTGTTCTGGCTGACCATCGACACCGTCGCCGCCCAGCTGGCCGCCGAGGGCAATTCCGAGGAGCTCCAGGCCCTGGTGGAGGGGCTCGCCGAGCAGCACAGCGGGTTCTTCGCGGCCGCGTGGCGGGTGGAGCACCCGGCGACGGCCGATGTGCTGGAGGCGATGGGACGGCTGCACCCGGACAAGAAGGTGGCCAAGGAGGCCCGCAAGGCGGCGTTCAAGGCGCGCTCGCAGCAAGGGGGTTGAGCGGGCGGGTGGGCTGACCGGTCCGGGGTGGGGTGAGTGGGCCGGTGGGCTGACGGGGCTGGCGCGGGGTGAGCGGCCGAGGTCGGGTCGAGTGGGCCGAGGTGTGGCGAGCGGCTGAGGTGGGCCGGTGGGCTGACCGGGCCGAGGTGTGGCGAGCGTGCTGGGGCGGGGTGAGCGTGGCGAGTGTCGGCGTGGCTCCGGTCCGCCGTGACGCTTGGTCCGCTCTTGGTGTGGCGCATACGGTTTCTTGAACAAGGGTGCCTGCGGTAGCCCCGCGTTCAACTCCCGTTCAGGCGCCGCCGGGAGCGTGTGCGCCGAACGCGGTCCGCCGACCTCCACGGCTCACCCATCCGTCACAGGAGACACCATGTCGCTCACCCGCAGGGACTTCGCCAGAACCTCAGCGATCACCGGTGCCGGGATCGCCCTGGCGGGCAGCGCCGGCGTGCTCGCCACCGCGCCGAACGCCCTCGCGTCCACGGAGACCGACACCGCGCACGGGGACGCCGCCTCCGCCCACGGCCGGGGGCACGGTCACGGCCACGGCCTGCCCGGCGTCGGCTACGGCCCCCTGGAGGCCGACCCCGAGGGCATCCTCGCGCTGCCCGCCGGGTTCAGCTACCAGATCATCACCTACAGCGGCAGGACCCGCCTGGAGTCGGGGGAGTTCACGCCGTCCAACCACGACGGCACCGCCGCCTTCGCGGGTCCCCGGGGCACCACCCTGCTGGTCAACAACCACGAGCTGGCGGGCCCGCGCGCCAAGTGGCCCCACCCGGTGCCGCTCACCGAGGGCCTGGTGTACGACCCCGCGGCGGCCGGTGGCTGCACGGTGGTCGAGGTGCGCCGCGACCGGGTCGCCGAATGGGTGGGCATCGCCGGCACCGCCACCAACTGCGCGGGCGGCAGCACCCCCTGGGGCACCTGGCTGACCTGCGAGGAGACCGAGGACAAGGCCGGCCAGAACGGCATGACCAAGGACCACGGCTACGTCTTCGAGGTGGACCCCGCCGACCACCGGGCCAACCGCGCCCCCAAGCCGGTCAAGGCGCTGGGCCGGTACGCCCACGAGGCCGTCGTGGTCGACCCCGGGCGCGGCCACCTCTTCCTCACCGAGGACGCCGCGGGCCCCAACGGCCTGCTCTACCGCTGGACCCCGCCGACCGGTTTCCGCCACGGCCGGGGCAGGCTGCGCACCCTCGCCGACGACGCGGGCGTCCTCCAGGCGTTCAAGTGCTTCGACTCCGGCGGCCGGTTCGTGGACGACCTCTCCCGCGCCACCAGGACCGGCACGGTCTACGGCGTCGACTGGGTGGACGTCCCCGACCGCGACGCCCGGCAGGTCTCCACGCGCAAGCAGTTCGGCGAGGGCCAGGTCACCCGCGCCCGCAAGCTGGAGGGCATGTGGTGGGGTGACGGCGGCGTCTACGTCGTCTCCTCCTTCGCCCGCGCGGAGAGCCCGGTCCAGCACGACGGCCAGGTCTGGTTCTACGACCCCCGGCGCCGCACCCTCACCCTCAAGGTGCTGCTCGGCGTGAACCCGGACCCGGGCAGGGACGGCGCGTTCGACGGCCCGGACAACATCACCGTCTCGCCGTACGGCGGTCTGGTCATCGCCGAGGACGGCGAGGGCGTCCAGCACCTGTTCGGGGCCACCGACAGCGGGCGCACCTACCCGATCGCGCGCAACGAGCTGAACATCGGCACCGAAGAGGAGCCGGAATACAGCGAGTTCACCGGCGTCACCTTCTCGCCCGACGGGCGGACCCTGTACGCCAACATCCAGATCCCGGGCATCATGCTCGCCATCACCGGGCCCTGGAAGCGGCAGCGGAAGTAAGGGGCGCGGGGTCCCGCCAGACCGTCGTGGCGTGGCGGGACCCCGCGGTCAGAGAGCCTTCGCCGCCGGGCCCACCATGTTGCGGACCGTCCTCGCCTTCACGAAGTCGCCGATCGCGGTCATCTCCCACTCACCGGAGAACTGGCGGATCAGCTTGGCCATCAGCACACCGGTCTGCGGTTCGGCCTGGGTGAGGTCGAAGCGGACCAGTTCCTCCTCCGACGCGGCGTCCACGAGGCGGCAGTACGCCTTGGCGACATCGGTGAACTTCTGGCCGGAGAAGGAGTTGACCGTGAAGACGAGACCGGTGACCTCCTGGGGGATGCGGCCGAGGTCGACCACGATCACCTCGTCGTCGCCCGCGCCCTCGCCGGTGAGATTGTCACCGGAGTGCTTGACCGCGCCCTTGAGGATCGTCAGCTTGCCGAAGTAGCAGCTGTCGATGTGGTCGCGCTGCGGGCCGTAGGCGATGACGGAGGCGTCGAGGTCGATGTCGCCGCCCCGGAACGCGGGCTCCCAGCCGAGGCCCATCCGCACCTGGGAGAGCAGCGGCCGGCCGCCCTTGACCAGCGACACCGTCTGGTTCTTCTGGAGGCTGACCCGGCCCTTGTCCAGGTTGATCTTCCCCGCGCCCGGGGCCGGGGCCGGGGGAGCGGCCGGCGGGGCGGCGGGCATCGGCGGGGCCGCCGAGGGCGCCACCGGCGGTGCCGCCGGCTGCGGGGGCGCCGCGGGGGCCGCCGCCGGTTCCTCGACCGTCACACCGAAGTCCGTCGCGATGCCCGCGAGCCCGTTCGCGTACCCCTGGCCGACCGCGCGGGCCTTCCACTGGCCGGCGCGGCGGTAGACCTCCACCACCACGAGCGCGGTCTCGGCGCCCAGCTGCGGCGGTGTGAACGTGGCCAGCACCGCGCCGCCGTCCGCGTCGCGGATGGTGGCCGTCGGCTCGATGCCCTGGAAGGTCTGCCCGGCCGCGTCCGGGCTGGCCGTGACCACGATCTTCTCGATGTCCGGCGGCACGGCCGCGGTGTCGACCGTGATCGCGTCGGGCGCGGCACCGCCGCCGGACCGGTAGGCCACACCCGGTCCGGACGGCTGGTTGTAGAAGATGAAGTCGTCGTCCGAGCGCACCTTGCCGTCGCCCGTGAGCAGCAGGCCCGAGACGTCCAGCCGCACGGGAGCGGCCACGTCCACCGTGATGCGCGCGGCGGAGAGCGGAACGTTCGAGCCAGGGGTCATAGCTGTCATGTGGGGGGTAACGAACGAAACCGCTTTACCGTTCCCTTACCACCGGCATCGGCTGTCATCCCCGCCCCGGCCGTTCACGGCACGACGACGATCTTCCGCCCCACCCCCGCCGCGAACTGCTCCAGCGCCTGCGGGTACCGCTCCAGCGGGAGCCGGTCGCTGATGAAGACCCCCGGGTCGAGGACACCGTTCGCGAACAGCTCCGCCGCCCGCTCGTAGCTGTGCAGCACCGCCATCGAACCGGTGATGGTGATCTCCTGGTTGTAGATGCGGTA is a genomic window of Streptomyces sp. WP-1 containing:
- a CDS encoding TetR/AcrR family transcriptional regulator; this encodes MARRYDPGRRQRIIDAAIRVAGRDGLAGLSHRTVAAEADVPLGSTTYHFATLDDLLVAALSQANEGFAAALDAGGALACGDLAAGLARVLGDWLNGDRPGAELEYELYLAALRRPALRPVAARWTEETGARLSARVDAVTARALLALMDGICLQVLLTGGSYDEAYAREALGRVIGRTGGCPAGGRRIG
- a CDS encoding phage holin family protein, with amino-acid sequence MTSHTRPHTRPALDGHPSTGELVNRATEQLSLLLRQEVALAKAELAQKGKRAGTGGGLLGAAGALGYVGLIVLAGAATAALDLVLPLWAAALIVAAVLFAVAAVLAVTGRAQLRRAGSPVPEETLGSVRADVDVIKERAHR
- a CDS encoding multidrug efflux SMR transporter, with the protein product MGYLTLAGAIAAEVTATTAMKYSHGFTRLGPSLVTALGYLVSFLLLAQTLKTVQIGTAYAIWSGVGTAAIAVLGLLLFGEGLDAVKVAGILLIIGGVVVLNLGGTSH
- the sufU gene encoding Fe-S cluster assembly sulfur transfer protein SufU, which codes for MKLDSMYQEVILDHYKNPHGRGLRDGDAEVHHVNPTCGDEITLRVKYDGTKIADVSYEGQGCSISQASASVLNDLLVGKDLPEAQKIQETFLELMQSKGKIEPDDAMEEVLEDAVAFAGVSKYPARVKCALLSWMAWKDATAQALGGAEAERKTA
- a CDS encoding DUF3618 domain-containing protein, with translation MTQRNPHGSGAKGPDELRAQIAQTRNQLGDTVAQLVDRVDVKGRARARAADLKDKAGAMKVQLRSSAAQAGHGAQGRATHAAHAMKGRAAQAGHAVQGTAARTGHTLQSRVAQHGGAHDGRPLRDRALEAGRQAQSRAMDAGHRVQDRAAVAQRQLAPPARKAAEGLRGVPRPVLIAGAAGAVALIAAGVLRGGGSRGATRGMSRRPCSC
- a CDS encoding metal-sulfur cluster assembly factor gives rise to the protein MSDTVEMKPASEEELREALMDVVDPELGIDVVNLGLIYGIHVDDSNVATVDMTLTSAACPLTDVIEDQAKSATDGIVNELRINWVWMPPWGPDKITDEGREQLRALGFNV
- a CDS encoding endonuclease/exonuclease/phosphatase family protein: MPSRSTARLAALTVAAVCSAASAVVLTSPAHADAVRIHDIQGTTRLSPYAGQKVTDVPGIVTATRTYGSSKGFWLQDATPDDNPATSEGIFVFTSSAPKVAVGDSVTVTGTVSEYVPGGTASGEQSVTEITKPTITTVSTGNAVPAPVVIDARSVPSRYTPQGDTANGGSINNLPLQPKKYALDYYESLEGMNVQVKNAHVVTATDPYSELWVTVKPREHHDRRGGTVYGSYDSQNTGRLQIQSLGATADFPKANVGDTLTGTTTGPLDFNQFGGYTLVAGQLGTLKSGGLQRETTKKQTGRQLAVATYNVENLDPSDNTFDQHAAAIVHNLQSPDIVSLEEIQDNNGVTDDGTVDASVTVNKLIDAIVAAGGPKYDWRSINPVNDQDGGQPGGNIRQVFLFNPERVSFVDRAGGDSTTAVGVVKEHGQAQLTASPGRIDPAGTAWQDSRKPLAGQFVFQGRTVFVIANHLISKGGDQSLTAQYQPVTRSSETQRHAQAQEINAFVKDILKIQKNADVLALGDMNDFEFSGTAKILEGDGELWSAIKSLPRSERYTYDYEGNSQVLDQILISPAVRRDSFQYDSVHINSEFNDQISDHDPQVLRFRP
- the dapA gene encoding 4-hydroxy-tetrahydrodipicolinate synthase gives rise to the protein MTITHSPSPFGRVLCAMITPFTEEGALDRSGAQELAAHLVAEGCDGLVLNGTTGESPTTTDGEKAELITAVREAVGARVPLIAGIGTADTRHTTELALAAEKAGADAALVVAPYYSRPPQEAVAAHFRAVADASGLPVLLYDIPGRTGTRIEPETILRLAGHPRIAGVKDCSYDLLGAQKVLARTELAYYAGCDEHNLALYAVGAAGCISTVANAAPRHTRAVLDAFDAADTARARRLQLRATPLIEAMTAADLPGTVTAKALLSRLGLPAGPVRAPLLPASPQVTAELHARFEELTES
- the dapD gene encoding 2,3,4,5-tetrahydropyridine-2,6-dicarboxylate N-succinyltransferase, translated to MTDTASRTTGAVAAGLATIASDGTVLDTWFPAPELVAEPGPAGTERLSAERAAELLGGGATAAIGPDARRGVEVVAVRTVIASLDEKPLDAHDTYLRLHLLSHRLVKPHGQNLDGIFGHLANVAWTSLGPVAVDDIEKVRLNARAEGLHLQVTSIDKFPRMTDYVAPKGVRIADADRVRLGAHLAEGTTVMHEGFVNFNAGTLGTSMVEGRISAGVVVGDGSDIGGGASTMGTLSGGGNVIIAIGERCLVGAEAGVGIALGDECVVEAGLYVTAGTRVTMPDGQIVKARDLNGASHILFRRNSVTGTVEARPNNAVWGGLNDILHSHN